A single region of the Jatrophihabitans sp. GAS493 genome encodes:
- a CDS encoding gamma-glutamyl-gamma-aminobutyrate hydrolase family protein: MSAPRIAVSTYGEVANWGVWREEAAVLHASYVCAVRAAGAVPLLLPPGGDEGEAASVLEIVDGLLLTGGADIDPQCYDAPRHPKTGPPRPDRDVFELALARRALVLGRPILAICRGLQVLNVALGGTLTQHLPEVVGHDEHCAVAGVVGNHPVHFRSGSRVAEMMGGHTEVSAYHHQAVDRLGDGLMAVGWADDGVVEAVELEGGGWVIGVQWHPEVDRRGTLFSSFVKACSDVRSVA, encoded by the coding sequence ATGAGCGCCCCTCGCATCGCCGTCAGCACCTATGGCGAGGTGGCGAACTGGGGTGTCTGGCGCGAGGAGGCCGCGGTGCTGCACGCCAGCTACGTCTGCGCGGTACGGGCGGCGGGCGCGGTGCCGCTGCTGCTACCGCCCGGCGGCGACGAGGGTGAAGCGGCGTCGGTGTTGGAGATCGTCGACGGGCTGCTGCTCACCGGTGGGGCCGACATCGACCCGCAGTGCTACGACGCGCCCCGGCATCCGAAGACCGGACCGCCCCGCCCGGATCGGGATGTCTTCGAGCTGGCCCTGGCCCGCCGCGCCCTCGTGCTGGGGCGTCCCATCCTCGCCATCTGCCGAGGATTGCAGGTGCTCAACGTGGCCCTCGGTGGAACGCTGACCCAACACCTGCCCGAGGTGGTCGGGCACGACGAGCACTGCGCGGTCGCCGGGGTTGTCGGAAATCATCCTGTGCATTTCCGGTCCGGGAGCCGGGTTGCTGAGATGATGGGCGGGCACACCGAGGTGTCGGCGTATCACCATCAAGCAGTGGACCGGCTCGGGGACGGTCTCATGGCGGTTGGCTGGGCCGACGACGGCGTTGTCGAAGCAGTCGAGCTGGAGGGGGGTGGCTGGGTGATCGGTGTTCAATGGCACCCCGAGGTTGATCGGCGGGGCACGCTCTTCTCCAGCTTCGTAAAGGCTTGTAGTGACGTCCGGAGCGTCGCATGA
- a CDS encoding biotin-dependent carboxyltransferase family protein: MTLRVLHPGPLATIQDLGRFGYAHLGVSTSGAADSASLQLANRLVGNVPSAAAIEVTLGGLVVRCESAVSIALAGADCGGVDHHVALSLPAGTELRLGRPTSGLRTYLAVRGGLDVPPVLGSRSTDTLSGIGPPVLQPGDLLPVGTQVQGGIDGALALAAVAPPRLRVVPGPRDDWFSADALRLLTATDWRVRSDSSRVGVRLDGPPLDRSVPGELPSEATLPGALQVPPSGNPILLGADAPVTGGYPVIAVVHSADLPHCGQLRPGDTLRFRF; the protein is encoded by the coding sequence ATGACGCTACGGGTGCTGCACCCCGGTCCGCTGGCGACGATTCAAGACCTCGGCCGCTTCGGCTACGCCCACCTCGGCGTCAGCACGAGTGGGGCCGCCGACAGCGCATCCCTGCAACTAGCCAATCGGCTGGTCGGGAACGTGCCGTCAGCGGCGGCGATCGAGGTGACTCTCGGCGGACTGGTAGTGCGCTGCGAATCGGCGGTGAGCATCGCGCTGGCCGGTGCCGACTGCGGCGGCGTCGACCATCACGTCGCGCTCTCGCTTCCGGCCGGGACTGAACTGCGGCTGGGCCGGCCAACCTCCGGACTGCGCACGTATCTCGCGGTTCGCGGTGGCCTCGACGTGCCGCCGGTTCTCGGTTCCCGCAGCACCGACACCCTCAGCGGGATCGGACCGCCGGTGCTGCAACCGGGTGACCTGCTGCCGGTCGGCACGCAGGTGCAGGGCGGGATCGACGGTGCCCTGGCCCTGGCCGCGGTGGCCCCGCCCCGGCTGCGCGTGGTCCCCGGCCCCCGGGACGACTGGTTCAGCGCCGACGCGCTGAGGTTGCTCACCGCGACCGACTGGCGAGTTCGTAGCGACTCCAGTCGGGTCGGCGTCCGCCTCGACGGGCCGCCGCTGGACCGCTCGGTGCCCGGCGAACTGCCGAGTGAGGCGACCCTGCCCGGAGCGCTGCAGGTTCCCCCCAGCGGCAATCCGATCCTGCTCGGAGCTGACGCACCCGTGACCGGCGGCTATCCGGTGATCGCCGTGGTGCACTCCGCCGACCTGCCGCACTGTGGGCAGCTGCGTCCGGGTGACACTCTCCGCTTCCGATTCTGA
- a CDS encoding allophanate hydrolase subunit 1 — protein MTLRLLRYGDRALLIEVTNPEAVLPLAEFVGRLPGVIEVVPAARSVLLRLAADVAGEAGTPAAVRAALGDFDETTPPPAARGRSHRIAVRYDGADLQSIGRQTALSPAEVVKRHSGAVYRVAFCGFAPGFAYLSGLPRQLQLPRLATPRTSVPAGSVAIAAEYSAVYPRSSPGGWLLLGSTTETLWDLAANSPALLSPGDTVRFEAI, from the coding sequence ATGACGCTACGGCTGCTGCGCTACGGCGACCGAGCGCTGCTGATCGAGGTGACGAACCCAGAGGCGGTGCTGCCCCTGGCCGAGTTCGTCGGCCGGCTTCCCGGCGTGATCGAGGTGGTCCCGGCGGCCCGCAGCGTCCTGCTCCGGTTGGCCGCCGACGTAGCCGGCGAGGCGGGTACGCCGGCCGCGGTACGCGCGGCGCTGGGTGACTTCGATGAGACCACTCCCCCTCCGGCCGCCCGCGGCCGGAGCCATCGCATCGCGGTGCGCTACGACGGCGCCGACCTGCAGAGCATCGGCCGGCAGACCGCGCTGAGCCCGGCCGAGGTGGTGAAGCGCCATAGCGGCGCGGTGTACCGCGTCGCGTTCTGCGGCTTCGCCCCGGGCTTCGCCTACCTCAGCGGCCTACCGAGGCAGCTGCAGCTGCCCCGACTGGCCACGCCGCGCACCTCCGTGCCGGCCGGGTCGGTGGCCATCGCCGCCGAGTACAGCGCGGTGTACCCGCGCTCCTCGCCCGGCGGCTGGTTGCTGCTCGGCTCCACGACCGAGACGCTCTGGGATCTCGCCGCGAACTCGCCGGCGTTGCTGAGTCCTGGCGACACCGTTCGGTTCGAGGCGATATGA
- a CDS encoding ribosomal protein bL36 yields MKARNSLKALKAKDGSIVVRRRGRSFVINKRNPRWNARQG; encoded by the coding sequence GTGAAGGCACGTAACTCGTTGAAGGCATTGAAGGCCAAGGACGGATCGATCGTGGTTCGTCGCCGTGGTCGCTCGTTCGTGATCAACAAGCGCAACCCGCGCTGGAACGCCCGGCAGGGCTAA
- a CDS encoding bifunctional diguanylate cyclase/phosphodiesterase, whose protein sequence is MHEVSGSAPVAATHAVTLRAVLRYRLRVIWAAAQRKPAVGGVRIIASTTGLAFIIAGVFGICGLYLQPVPLPNTTLLTAVAVVTIISGIVTIAVGHRIPHIAFHPLLVSATVIITVAVCMVGPDDQVSALDDAIMFMLVVLGASFYFPWGAALAHIALVEACSAFAFHYSGLIEAQVLYLQGCLVILAFAVVWLTRAAAAAERDPLTGLYSRLGFELRLTQAIADAQRNESPLAVVVMDLDDFKSVNDLAGHSEGDRLLSALAAIWKPMVSRSKVLCRQGGDEFALILPGYTANRAAGLADSLRAAVLHEASFSAGVAELRPDDSQSKLLGRADVALYNAKSGGGGQTSQFGVVDDASAAAQLYRALQDGQFEVYFQPIVDLKRGAVTGDEALIRWNHPERGMVAPGEFIQLAETSGAIHVLGRWMLREACARTAAHIRETGVPRSISVNASGHELTNPEYGDYVAQALAEADLDPSALIIEVTESTFDADHLRVLAVLRDLRELGVRIAIDDFGTGYSSLNRLENLPANVLKVDQSFVAAIPEQGGEMPVLRAIVAMAMALDLKIVAEGVETARQARVLTELGCSHAQGYFFGRPAPQHQDAPLNPVPSTSMKQVSSEAWLISQIVA, encoded by the coding sequence ATGCACGAAGTAAGTGGCTCCGCGCCGGTCGCCGCGACCCATGCGGTCACGCTGCGTGCCGTGCTGCGGTACCGCCTACGCGTCATCTGGGCCGCCGCCCAGCGAAAGCCGGCCGTCGGCGGGGTCCGCATCATCGCCTCCACCACCGGCCTGGCCTTCATCATCGCGGGCGTCTTCGGGATCTGCGGGCTTTACCTGCAACCGGTCCCGCTGCCGAACACGACTCTCCTCACCGCGGTGGCGGTTGTCACGATCATCTCCGGGATTGTCACGATCGCCGTCGGCCACCGCATACCGCACATCGCCTTTCATCCCCTGCTCGTCTCAGCGACGGTCATCATCACGGTCGCCGTCTGCATGGTTGGGCCGGACGACCAGGTCTCCGCCCTCGACGACGCGATCATGTTCATGCTCGTGGTGCTGGGGGCCTCCTTCTACTTCCCGTGGGGGGCGGCGCTGGCGCACATCGCGTTGGTCGAGGCCTGCTCGGCTTTCGCCTTCCACTACAGCGGCCTGATCGAGGCCCAGGTGCTCTACCTGCAGGGCTGCCTCGTCATCCTGGCCTTCGCCGTGGTCTGGCTGACCCGGGCCGCGGCGGCAGCCGAACGTGATCCACTCACCGGGCTCTACAGCCGTCTCGGCTTCGAACTGCGCCTGACCCAGGCGATCGCCGACGCGCAGCGCAACGAGAGCCCGCTGGCCGTAGTGGTGATGGATCTCGACGACTTCAAGTCGGTGAACGACCTCGCCGGGCACAGCGAGGGTGACCGCTTACTGAGCGCGCTCGCCGCGATCTGGAAGCCGATGGTCTCCCGCTCGAAGGTGCTCTGCCGGCAGGGCGGCGACGAGTTCGCGCTCATCCTCCCCGGCTACACAGCCAATCGGGCGGCGGGTCTGGCCGATTCGCTTCGCGCCGCGGTGCTACATGAGGCGTCGTTCTCGGCCGGCGTGGCGGAACTTCGCCCGGACGACTCCCAGTCGAAGCTGCTCGGCCGCGCCGACGTGGCGCTGTACAACGCCAAGAGTGGCGGCGGTGGCCAGACCTCCCAGTTCGGCGTCGTCGACGACGCCTCGGCCGCGGCGCAGCTGTACCGCGCCCTGCAGGACGGGCAGTTCGAGGTCTACTTCCAGCCGATCGTCGACCTCAAGCGCGGGGCGGTCACCGGCGACGAGGCGCTGATCCGGTGGAACCACCCGGAACGCGGGATGGTCGCCCCGGGCGAGTTCATCCAGCTGGCCGAGACCAGCGGGGCGATTCATGTCCTCGGGCGTTGGATGCTGCGTGAGGCGTGCGCCCGCACCGCGGCGCACATCCGCGAGACCGGTGTGCCGCGATCGATCTCGGTGAACGCCTCCGGCCACGAACTGACCAACCCCGAATACGGGGACTACGTCGCCCAGGCCCTCGCCGAAGCCGACCTGGACCCGTCCGCGCTGATCATCGAGGTCACCGAGTCGACCTTCGACGCCGACCACCTGCGGGTTCTCGCCGTGCTGCGTGACCTGCGCGAACTCGGCGTACGGATCGCCATCGACGACTTCGGCACCGGCTACTCGTCGTTGAACCGCCTGGAGAACCTGCCGGCGAACGTGCTGAAGGTCGACCAGTCCTTCGTCGCGGCGATACCGGAGCAGGGCGGTGAGATGCCAGTGCTGCGGGCGATCGTTGCGATGGCGATGGCGCTGGACCTGAAGATCGTGGCCGAGGGTGTGGAGACCGCACGCCAGGCGCGGGTGCTGACCGAGCTCGGCTGCTCGCATGCGCAGGGCTACTTCTTCGGACGCCCGGCACCACAGCATCAGGACGCTCCGCTCAATCCGGTGCCGAGCACGTCGATGAAGCAGGTCAGCAGCGAGGCCTGGCTCATCAGCCAGATCGTCGCCTGA
- a CDS encoding LysE family translocator, translating to MPTTSVLLSFLGATVLLILLPGPNMFFLLARGIGSGRQAAVVSAFGIEAATTVFVVATAFGFSAVLASSAIAFSVIRYAGAAYLIYLGLRTILGGGEIERQLDSTPASARRSAREAFLVGITNPKVALFFVAFFPQFLDPARGPVAAQTFLLGAIFVVVGLSFDLVFAFSSGSIGRLLQRRPAILRRQRYVSGLAYLGLGAFAAATGQRHH from the coding sequence GTGCCCACCACGTCCGTGCTGCTCTCCTTCCTCGGCGCCACCGTGCTGCTGATCCTGCTGCCGGGGCCGAACATGTTCTTCCTGCTGGCCCGCGGTATCGGCAGCGGTCGCCAGGCCGCCGTCGTCTCGGCCTTCGGCATCGAGGCCGCGACCACGGTCTTCGTGGTGGCCACCGCGTTCGGGTTCAGCGCGGTCCTCGCATCATCGGCCATAGCCTTCTCGGTGATCCGCTACGCCGGCGCCGCTTACTTAATCTACCTAGGATTACGGACGATTCTCGGTGGCGGCGAGATCGAGCGGCAGCTCGATTCGACCCCGGCCAGCGCCCGCCGCTCGGCCCGTGAGGCCTTCCTGGTCGGGATCACCAATCCGAAGGTCGCCCTCTTCTTCGTCGCGTTCTTCCCGCAGTTCCTCGACCCGGCTCGTGGTCCGGTGGCGGCCCAAACCTTCCTACTGGGCGCGATCTTCGTCGTCGTCGGGCTCAGCTTCGACCTGGTCTTCGCCTTCAGCTCCGGCTCGATCGGACGGCTGCTGCAGCGCCGGCCGGCCATCCTTCGGCGGCAGCGCTACGTGAGCGGCCTCGCCTACCTTGGCCTCGGGGCCTTCGCCGCCGCCACCGGGCAGCGCCACCACTGA
- a CDS encoding amino acid permease has translation MTEVTELSEDERRLAELGYKQELNRSWSGFSNFAISFSIISILAGCFTSFGLGWNNGGPAAIAWGWPIVATLILIIGLCMSELVSAFPTSGGIYWWASKLGGPKAGFYTGWLNLIGLLAIDASVAYGCATFTDLTLGTFDSGYTAGDLHRIFVYFIIVLALAAMVNIFSSHLLAVLNNISVWWHVFGAAAVVAILIFALKPGAHHASVKSVFTGTVNNSGFFGGETGSIGFILCVLPISMILTQYTITGYDASAHLSEETKSAAGSAARGIWQSIFYSAIGGWILLLAFLFAVQDKDGVTAGGGAVATIFNQALTSGWAGTVLFISAAGQFFCTCACMTSTTRMLYAFSRDRAVPGSRYWSKLNKNKVPVHGVIASAIIAVIITLPALVKVNVGTADAPIIVPIAFYAVVSIGVVGLYLAFAIPIFLRWKAGSKFVAGAWTLGAKYKWMCLIAVAEILVTSLVALFPTSALGVPWSPGFAWKYVNYTPIIVIGALILLWIYWHLSVKHWFTGPKTTVDLPAGVSASDEIALEEHGGH, from the coding sequence ATGACCGAGGTCACCGAGCTTAGCGAGGACGAGCGTCGACTCGCAGAACTCGGCTACAAGCAGGAGCTCAACCGTTCCTGGTCCGGCTTCTCCAACTTTGCCATCTCCTTCTCGATCATCTCGATCCTGGCCGGATGTTTCACCAGCTTCGGCCTGGGTTGGAACAACGGTGGCCCGGCGGCGATTGCCTGGGGCTGGCCGATCGTCGCGACCCTCATCCTGATCATCGGGCTCTGCATGTCCGAACTCGTCTCGGCCTTCCCGACCTCGGGCGGTATCTACTGGTGGGCCTCGAAGCTCGGCGGCCCCAAGGCCGGCTTCTACACCGGCTGGCTCAACCTGATCGGTCTGCTGGCCATCGACGCCTCGGTGGCTTACGGCTGCGCCACCTTCACCGACCTCACGCTCGGCACCTTCGACAGTGGCTACACCGCGGGTGACCTGCACCGGATCTTCGTCTACTTCATCATCGTTCTGGCCCTGGCCGCGATGGTGAACATCTTCTCCAGTCATCTGCTGGCCGTGCTGAACAACATCTCCGTCTGGTGGCACGTCTTCGGCGCCGCGGCCGTCGTCGCGATCCTGATCTTCGCCCTGAAGCCGGGGGCGCACCACGCCAGCGTCAAATCCGTCTTCACCGGCACCGTCAACAACAGCGGATTCTTCGGCGGTGAGACCGGGAGCATCGGCTTCATCCTCTGCGTCCTGCCGATCTCGATGATCCTGACCCAGTACACGATCACCGGCTATGACGCCTCGGCCCACCTCTCCGAGGAGACGAAGAGTGCCGCTGGCTCCGCGGCCCGCGGCATCTGGCAGTCGATCTTCTACTCGGCCATCGGAGGCTGGATCCTGCTGCTCGCCTTCCTCTTCGCGGTGCAGGACAAGGACGGTGTCACCGCCGGAGGTGGCGCGGTGGCCACGATCTTCAACCAGGCGCTCACCTCGGGCTGGGCCGGCACCGTGCTCTTCATCTCGGCCGCCGGGCAGTTCTTCTGCACCTGCGCCTGCATGACCAGCACCACCCGGATGCTCTACGCCTTCAGTCGTGACCGGGCGGTGCCGGGCTCGCGCTACTGGTCGAAGCTGAACAAGAACAAGGTTCCGGTGCACGGGGTCATCGCCTCGGCCATCATCGCCGTCATCATCACCCTGCCGGCGCTGGTGAAGGTCAACGTCGGCACGGCCGACGCGCCGATCATCGTGCCGATCGCCTTCTACGCCGTGGTCTCGATCGGGGTGGTCGGGCTTTATCTGGCCTTTGCCATCCCCATCTTCCTGCGCTGGAAGGCCGGCTCCAAGTTCGTCGCCGGCGCCTGGACGCTGGGCGCGAAGTACAAGTGGATGTGCCTGATCGCGGTCGCCGAGATTCTCGTGACGTCTCTGGTGGCCCTCTTCCCGACCTCCGCCCTCGGTGTCCCCTGGAGCCCCGGGTTCGCCTGGAAGTACGTCAACTACACCCCGATCATCGTGATCGGAGCGCTGATTCTGCTCTGGATCTACTGGCACCTGTCGGTGAAGCACTGGTTCACCGGACCGAAGACCACGGTTGACCTGCCGGCCGGCGTCTCCGCCTCCGACGAGATCGCCCTCGAGGAGCACGGCGGACACTAG
- the purU gene encoding formyltetrahydrofolate deformylase, translating into MTSAVLLLSCPDQRGLVAAVADFVLRHGGNVVHAEQHVDREAGVFFQRVEFDLDGGDLARDEVAPAFAEVARRFQMNVAVRFTDERPRIALLASKQPHCLADLLARWRADELPAEVVAVISNHEDHAALAHFSGAPFHYLPVTPPTKAQQERQILQVLAEADVELVVLARYMQVLGPPLLDAYPARIINIHHSFLPAFVGARPYHQAQTRGVKIIGATAHYASADLDEGPIIAQDVEAVSHRDSVSDLVRKGRDLETVVLARAVRAHLEHRTLVFGNKTIVFG; encoded by the coding sequence GTGACCAGCGCAGTTCTGCTGCTCTCCTGTCCTGATCAGCGTGGACTGGTGGCTGCGGTCGCCGACTTCGTGCTCCGCCACGGCGGCAACGTCGTACACGCCGAACAGCACGTCGACCGGGAGGCCGGCGTCTTCTTCCAGCGGGTCGAGTTCGATCTTGATGGCGGTGATCTGGCCCGCGACGAGGTCGCCCCGGCCTTCGCCGAGGTGGCTCGGCGTTTCCAGATGAACGTCGCGGTGCGCTTCACCGACGAGCGCCCGCGGATCGCGCTGCTGGCCTCCAAACAGCCGCACTGCCTGGCCGACCTGCTGGCCCGCTGGCGTGCCGACGAGCTTCCGGCCGAGGTCGTCGCGGTCATCAGCAACCACGAGGACCATGCGGCCCTCGCTCACTTCAGCGGAGCGCCGTTCCACTATCTTCCGGTGACGCCACCGACCAAAGCGCAGCAGGAGCGTCAGATCCTGCAGGTGCTGGCCGAGGCTGATGTCGAGCTGGTCGTGCTGGCCCGCTACATGCAGGTGCTCGGCCCGCCGCTGCTCGACGCCTACCCGGCGAGAATCATCAATATTCACCACTCATTCCTACCGGCCTTCGTCGGCGCCCGCCCGTATCACCAGGCCCAGACCCGCGGTGTGAAGATCATCGGTGCGACCGCCCACTACGCGAGTGCCGATCTCGACGAGGGGCCGATCATCGCCCAGGACGTGGAGGCGGTCTCGCACCGCGACTCGGTGAGTGACCTGGTGCGCAAGGGGCGTGATCTGGAGACGGTGGTACTGGCCCGGGCCGTTCGCGCTCATCTGGAGCACCGCACGCTGGTCTTCGGCAACAAGACGATCGTCTTCGGCTGA
- a CDS encoding LamB/YcsF family protein, whose amino-acid sequence MAIDLNADLGEGFGVWALGDDLGLLPQLSSANVACGFHAGDPPTMQRVCLAAAQAGVTIGAQVGYRDLIGFGRRHIDIAPADLTAEIVYQAGALQAFASAAGTRVRYLKPHGALYNTAAVDPAQAAAIVDAAVQLGGQLPLLGLPDSELARAALLRGVRFVAEAFADRAYLPSGQLVPRGEPGAVIDDEAEVVARGVRIATEQRVTAVDGTQIEVNAASLCLHGDTPGAVSLARALRAGLEAAGVEVASFAR is encoded by the coding sequence ATGGCCATCGATCTGAATGCCGACCTCGGCGAGGGCTTCGGGGTCTGGGCGCTGGGCGATGACCTGGGCCTGCTTCCGCAGTTGAGCAGCGCCAACGTCGCCTGCGGATTCCACGCCGGTGACCCGCCGACCATGCAACGCGTCTGCCTGGCCGCGGCCCAGGCCGGGGTCACGATCGGGGCACAGGTGGGCTACCGCGACCTCATCGGGTTCGGGCGCCGGCACATCGATATCGCCCCGGCCGACCTGACCGCTGAGATCGTCTACCAGGCCGGGGCACTGCAGGCCTTCGCGTCCGCCGCCGGCACTCGGGTGCGCTACTTGAAGCCGCATGGCGCGCTCTACAACACCGCTGCCGTCGACCCGGCGCAGGCCGCGGCAATCGTGGATGCGGCCGTCCAGCTCGGCGGCCAACTGCCGCTGCTCGGCCTCCCCGATTCGGAACTGGCGCGGGCCGCGCTGCTGCGTGGCGTTCGTTTCGTCGCCGAGGCCTTCGCCGATCGGGCCTACCTACCGTCAGGACAGCTGGTGCCGCGAGGCGAACCCGGCGCGGTGATCGACGACGAGGCCGAGGTGGTGGCCCGCGGGGTGCGGATCGCCACCGAGCAGCGCGTCACCGCCGTCGATGGAACGCAGATCGAGGTCAACGCGGCGTCTCTCTGCCTGCACGGCGACACCCCAGGCGCGGTCTCACTGGCCCGAGCACTGCGGGCCGGGCTCGAGGCGGCCGGTGTCGAGGTGGCGAGCTTCGCCCGATGA
- a CDS encoding DUF3618 domain-containing protein, which produces MPRTAEQIQQEIEQARVSLATTVDELAERANPKHIADDAKNALLARAQSPQGKAVIGGVSVLIVVYFARNLRKAKRNRNR; this is translated from the coding sequence GTGCCTCGTACGGCCGAACAGATCCAGCAGGAGATCGAGCAGGCTCGGGTATCGCTCGCGACCACCGTCGACGAGCTAGCTGAGCGGGCCAACCCGAAGCACATCGCCGATGATGCCAAGAACGCACTGCTGGCCCGGGCCCAGAGCCCACAGGGCAAGGCGGTCATCGGCGGGGTGAGCGTGTTGATCGTGGTCTATTTCGCGCGAAACCTGCGCAAGGCCAAGCGCAACCGGAATCGGTGA
- the bcp gene encoding thioredoxin-dependent thiol peroxidase, translating into MTRLAPGDSAPDFTLPDADGQNVSLDDYRGRKVVVYFYPAASTPGCTKQACDFRDNLAELNDAGFAVLGISPDKPAKLAKFRDAEALTFPLLSDPDREVLKAYGAFGEKTMYGKTVVGVIRSTFVVDEAGKIETAQYNVKATGHVAKLRRDLSV; encoded by the coding sequence ATGACCCGCCTAGCCCCTGGGGACTCAGCCCCGGACTTCACCCTGCCCGACGCCGACGGCCAGAACGTCTCGCTCGACGACTACCGCGGCCGCAAGGTCGTCGTCTACTTCTACCCGGCGGCCTCGACCCCCGGCTGCACCAAACAGGCCTGCGACTTCCGCGACAACCTCGCTGAACTCAATGACGCCGGGTTCGCGGTGCTCGGCATCTCGCCCGACAAGCCAGCCAAGCTGGCCAAGTTCCGCGACGCCGAGGCGCTCACCTTCCCGCTGCTGAGCGACCCCGACCGCGAGGTGCTGAAGGCGTACGGGGCGTTCGGCGAGAAGACCATGTACGGCAAGACCGTCGTCGGCGTGATCCGCTCCACCTTCGTCGTCGACGAGGCGGGCAAGATCGAGACGGCTCAGTACAACGTCAAGGCAACCGGTCACGTCGCGAAACTGCGGCGCGACCTGTCGGTCTGA
- a CDS encoding Rieske 2Fe-2S domain-containing protein yields the protein MRITGLGHASALIETRFGSILTDPWVNPAYFGSWFPFPDNSQLDWETLGQADYLFVSHLHHDHFDPEHLRRFISKDATVLLPAFPTSELEDALRDLGFHSFVKTVSEEVVEVDGLQIMIQSLTSPTDGPIGDSSLWVSDGTTRLLNQNDARPSNLDRFLELGPVDAYLIQFSGAIWFPMVYELPKRAKEALGATKRARQFDRSLRYIEELGAKYVYPTAGPPCFLDEELWGFNDIFDDESNIFPDQSVYLRFLQEKGHDEGRLLLPGSVTNVTEAGAPVHHPISDSEVEALFADKTSYLRAMQARRMPEVEALKKTWAHPEIDVLTALQEWFTPLLVEADQMAAGINGGVRITAEDAERGDVDLILDFETREVRAYNEEKVRYRFRTRRAYLEHLIFEHEIDWVNSLFLSCRFSALRIGPYNEFIYTFFKCLSEERLNYAEGWFAEKNNDDETIVMDGWEIQRRCPHLKADLTRFGEIEDGVLTCQMHGWKWRLADGKCLSSVGTELRSAPVGEAATESAGAAASS from the coding sequence ATGCGAATCACCGGATTAGGTCATGCCAGCGCGTTGATCGAGACGCGTTTCGGCAGCATCCTCACCGATCCCTGGGTGAATCCGGCCTACTTCGGCTCCTGGTTTCCGTTCCCGGACAACTCCCAGCTGGATTGGGAGACGCTGGGCCAGGCGGACTACCTCTTCGTCTCGCATCTGCACCACGACCACTTCGACCCCGAGCACCTGCGTCGCTTCATCAGCAAGGACGCGACCGTGCTGCTGCCGGCCTTCCCGACGTCGGAGCTGGAGGATGCCCTGCGCGATCTGGGCTTCCACTCCTTCGTCAAGACGGTCTCGGAGGAGGTCGTCGAAGTCGACGGCCTGCAGATCATGATCCAGTCGCTCACCTCGCCGACCGACGGCCCGATCGGCGACTCGTCGCTCTGGGTCAGTGATGGCACCACCCGGCTGCTCAACCAGAACGACGCTCGACCCTCCAACCTCGACCGCTTTCTGGAGCTCGGCCCGGTCGACGCGTACTTGATCCAGTTCTCCGGCGCGATCTGGTTCCCGATGGTCTACGAGCTGCCGAAGCGAGCCAAAGAGGCGCTCGGCGCGACGAAGCGGGCCCGTCAGTTCGACCGGTCACTGCGCTACATCGAAGAGCTCGGAGCGAAGTACGTCTACCCGACGGCTGGACCACCCTGCTTCCTGGACGAGGAACTCTGGGGCTTCAACGACATCTTCGACGACGAGTCGAACATCTTCCCCGACCAGAGCGTCTACCTGCGATTCCTGCAGGAGAAGGGGCACGACGAGGGGCGGCTGCTGCTGCCCGGAAGCGTCACCAACGTCACCGAGGCGGGCGCGCCGGTGCACCACCCGATCAGCGACTCCGAGGTCGAGGCGCTCTTTGCCGACAAGACGAGCTACCTGCGCGCCATGCAGGCCCGGCGGATGCCTGAGGTCGAGGCGCTGAAGAAGACCTGGGCCCACCCGGAGATCGACGTTCTCACCGCGTTGCAGGAGTGGTTCACCCCGCTGCTGGTCGAGGCCGACCAGATGGCCGCGGGCATCAACGGCGGAGTCCGGATCACCGCCGAGGACGCCGAGCGCGGTGACGTCGACCTGATCCTCGATTTCGAAACCCGCGAGGTGCGGGCCTACAACGAGGAGAAGGTGCGCTACCGCTTCCGCACCCGCCGGGCCTACCTGGAGCACCTGATCTTCGAGCACGAGATCGACTGGGTGAACAGCCTCTTCCTCTCCTGCCGCTTCTCGGCGCTGCGCATCGGGCCGTACAACGAATTCATCTACACGTTCTTCAAGTGCTTGTCGGAGGAGCGGCTCAACTACGCCGAGGGTTGGTTCGCCGAGAAGAACAACGACGACGAGACGATCGTGATGGACGGCTGGGAGATCCAGCGGCGCTGCCCACATCTCAAGGCCGATCTCACCCGCTTCGGGGAGATTGAGGACGGCGTGCTGACCTGCCAGATGCACGGCTGGAAGTGGCGCCTGGCCGACGGGAAGTGCCTGAGCTCAGTCGGCACCGAGCTGCGCAGTGCGCCGGTCGGCGAGGCGGCCACCGAGTCAGCCGGCGCGGCCGCCAGCAGTTAG